A single Actinomycetes bacterium DNA region contains:
- the mtnA gene encoding S-methyl-5-thioribose-1-phosphate isomerase has translation MDVDRLRSAVDWRDGRLEVIDQTALPEELRVLELHTVAEVVGALRRLAVRGAPAIGVCAAFGVVLGLREREPRDLGEAQAVLARVAAELEAARPTAVNLRWAVRRVAAVARDQATDPAELQRLALAEALRLLEEDRASCRRIGEHGRAELASRRRILTHCNTGRLATAGAGTALGIVYAKAAAREPVEVWATETRPLLQGARLTAWELVDAGIPVTLLPDTAAGSAMARGLVDSVLVGCDRVARNGDTANKIGTYNLAVLARANGIPFHVAGPMSSFDPDAADGRAIVVEERAGAEVRFLGGTRLTPDGAQVWNPAFDVTPAALVTAFVTDAGVLRPPFADSIARALERT, from the coding sequence GTGGACGTGGACAGGCTACGGAGCGCGGTCGACTGGCGGGACGGCCGGCTCGAGGTGATCGACCAGACCGCGCTGCCCGAGGAGCTGCGCGTGCTTGAGCTGCACACCGTGGCCGAGGTGGTCGGCGCGCTACGGCGGCTCGCCGTGCGTGGCGCCCCCGCAATCGGCGTCTGCGCCGCCTTCGGGGTCGTGCTCGGACTGCGCGAGCGCGAGCCCCGCGACCTCGGCGAGGCTCAGGCTGTGCTGGCGCGCGTCGCCGCCGAGCTGGAAGCGGCCCGGCCGACCGCGGTGAACCTGCGCTGGGCGGTCCGCCGGGTCGCTGCCGTCGCCCGCGACCAGGCCACCGACCCCGCGGAGCTCCAGCGGCTCGCCCTGGCCGAGGCCCTGCGCCTCCTGGAGGAGGACCGGGCCTCCTGCCGCCGGATCGGCGAGCACGGCCGGGCCGAGCTCGCCTCCCGCCGCCGGATCCTCACCCACTGCAACACCGGGCGGCTCGCGACCGCCGGGGCCGGCACCGCGCTCGGGATCGTCTACGCCAAGGCGGCAGCGCGCGAGCCGGTCGAGGTGTGGGCGACCGAGACCAGGCCGCTGCTCCAGGGCGCCCGGCTCACCGCTTGGGAGCTGGTGGACGCGGGCATCCCGGTCACCTTGCTGCCCGACACCGCCGCCGGGTCGGCCATGGCCCGGGGGCTGGTCGACAGCGTGCTGGTCGGCTGTGACCGCGTCGCCCGCAACGGCGACACCGCCAACAAGATCGGCACCTACAACCTGGCCGTGCTCGCCCGGGCCAACGGCATCCCGTTCCATGTGGCCGGCCCGATGTCGTCGTTCGACCCCGACGCGGCCGACGGCCGCGCGATCGTCGTCGAGGAGCGCGCCGGCGCCGAGGTCCGCTTCCTCGGCGGCACCCGCCTGACTCCCGACGGCGCCCAGGTCTGGAACCCCGCCTTCGACGTCACCCCGG